A region from the Musa acuminata AAA Group cultivar baxijiao chromosome BXJ1-10, Cavendish_Baxijiao_AAA, whole genome shotgun sequence genome encodes:
- the LOC103968785 gene encoding proteasome subunit alpha type-1, with protein MFRNQYDTDVTTWSPAGRLFQVEYAMEAVKQGAAAVGLRSTSHVVLATVNKAASDLSSHQRKVFKIDDHIGVAIAGLTADGRVLSRYLRNECINHAFVYESPLPVSRLVVRLADKAQVCTQRSWKRPYGVGLLVAGLDETGAHLYYNCPSGNYFEYQAFAIGSRSQAAKTYMERRFEAFDNYSRDELIKDAIFAIRETLQGEKLTSSICTVAIVGIDEPFHVIDQKIIQEVIDSVEIKEDAAAAADQAPAQDDDKSSEAAPMDI; from the exons ATGTTTAGGAACCAGTACGACACGGACGTGACGACATGGAGCCCGGCGGGGCGTCTGTTCCAGGTGGAGTACGCCATGGAGGCCGTCAAGCAGGGGGCCGCCGCCGTCGGCCTTCGCTCCACCTCCCACGTCGTCCTCGCCACCGTCAACAAGGCCGCCTCCGACCTCTCCTCCCATCAGCGCAAGGTCTTCAAGATTGACGACCACATCGGCGTGGCCATCGCCGGTCTCACCGCGGACGGTCGTGTTCTTTCCCGCTACCTCCGCAACGAGTGCATCAACCACGCCTTCGTCTACGAGTCTCCCCTCCCCGTATCCCGCCTCGTCGTCCGCCTAGCCGACAAGGCCCAG GTCTGTACACAGCGTTCTTGGAAAAGGCCCTATGGTGTGGGTCTGCTTGTTGCTGGATTAGATGAAACTGGAGCTCACCTCTACTACAACTGCCCCAGTGGAAACTATTTTGAGTACCAGGCATTTGCGATTGGATCCCGCTCCCAAGCTGCAAAAACTTATATGGAGCGCAGATTTGAGGCTTTCGACAACTATTCCCGTGATGAACTGATCAAAGATGCAATTTTTGCCATCAGGGAGACACTGCAAGGAGAAAAGTTGACCAGTTCCATCTGCACTGTTGCTATTGTCGGAATCGACGAGCCATTTCATGTGATTGATCAGAAGATAATACAGGAAGTAATTGATTCAGTGGAGATTAAAgaagatgctgctgctgctgcagatcAGGCTCCCGCACAAGATGACGACAAGAGCTCAGAGGCTGCTCCAATGGATATTTGA
- the LOC135595978 gene encoding phenylpropanoylacetyl-CoA synthase-like codes for MDSVDAFPRPQSADGPATILAIGTANPANVMDQMEYADYYFRITNAEDKTELKRKFKRICEKSTIKKRHMSLTEEILKKNPSLCEYMAPSFDARQLIVLEEVPRLAKEAAAKAIKEWGCPTSDITHLVFCSAAGVDIPGVDYRLLQLLGLPVSVRRVMLYNVGCHAGGTALRVAKDLAENNKDARVLVVCSELNVMFFRGPDDDHFENLIGQALFGDGAAALIVGADPVEGAEKPIFELASASQVMLPESEEMVAGHLREIGLTFHLASKLPAIVGSNIERCLEGAFEPLGITNWNELFWIVHPGGRAIIDQVEARAGLAPEKLAATRHVLGEYGNMQSASVLFIMDEMRKRSAMEGHATTGQGCQWGVLFGFGPGLTVETVVLHSVPI; via the exons ATGGACAGCGTCGACGCCTTCCCCAGACCGCAGAGCGCCGACGGTCCGGCCACCATCCTGGCCATCGGGACCGCCAATCCGGCGAACGTGATGGACCAGATGGAGTATGCCGATTACTACTTCCGAATCACCAACGCAGAGGACAAGACGGAACTCAAACGAAAGTTCAAGCGCATAT GTGAGAAGTCGACGATCAAGAAGCGTCACATGAGCCTGACGGAGGAGATCCTGAAGAAGAACCCGAGCCTGTGCGAGTACATGGCACCGTCCTTCGACGCCCGGCAGCTGATAGTGCTGGAGGAGGTGCCGAGGTTGGCGAAGGAGGCGGCCGCCAAGGCCATCAAGGAGTGGGGCTGCCCCACGTCGGACATCACCCACCTGGTCTTCTGCTCCGCCGCCGGGGTGGACATCCCTGGCGTCGACTACCGTCTCCTCCAGTTACTAGGCCTCCCTGTTTCTGTTCGCCGCGTGATGCTCTACAACGTGGGCTGCCACGCCGGCGGCACCGCACTCCGCGTGGCCAAGGACCTCGCCGAGAACAACAAGGACGCCCGTGTCCTGGTGGTCTGCTCCGAGCTCAACGTCATGTTCTTCCGCGGCCCAGACGACGACCACTTCGAGAACCTCATCGGCCAGGCCCTCTTCGGCGACGGCGCTGCGGCGCTCATCGTCGGAGCGGACCCGGTCGAGGGGGCCGAGAAGCCCATCTTCGAGTTGGCCTCGGCGTCGCAGGTGATGCTGCCGGAGAGCGAGGAAATGGTAGCGGGACACCTGAGGGAGATCGGTCTGACCTTCCACCTGGCGAGCAAGCTTCCAGCCATCGTGGGCAGCAACATCGAGCGATGCCTGGAGGGGGCGTTCGAGCCGCTGGGCATCACGAACTGGAACGAGCTGTTCTGGATAGTGCACCCAGGGGGACGGGCCATCATCGACCAAGTGGAGGCCAGGGCGGGGCTGGCGCCGGAGAAGCTGGCGGCGACGAGGCACGTGCTCGGCGAGTACGGGAACATGCAGAGCGCGTCGGTGCTCTTCATCATGGACGAGATGAGGAAGCGATCGGCGATGGAGGGCCACGCCACCACCGGCCAGGGCTGCCAATGGGGGGTGCTCTTCGGCTTTGGCCCCGGCCTCACCGTCGAGACCGTCGTCCTCCACAGCGTCCCTATCTAG
- the LOC135594823 gene encoding uncharacterized protein LOC135594823, protein MALYGTSDVLMCRVFPTTLRGPAHTWFRGLKTETIASFDQLVNDFELHFMAYARSKPSAALLLGLKQREDEPLSHFVDRFAMQIRGMRPSRFLWSLVERPPTAVPEMLQRASRYITAETWAAGRRRDDFRLPAP, encoded by the exons atggcgctatacgggacctCTGATGTCCTGATGTGTAGAGTGTTTCccaccactctgagagggccggcccacACGTGGTTCCGCGGCTTGAAGACTGAAACGATCgcgtccttcgaccagctcgtcaatgacttcgagctccacttcatggCCTATGCACGGTCGAAGCCTTCCGCGGCACTGCTCCTTGGACTCaagcaaagggaggacgagcctctctcacattttgtggatcgctttgccatgcAAATTCGGG gcatgcgaccttccagattcctctggtccctcgtggagcgacctcccaccgcggtgccagagatgctccaacgggctaGCCGGTACATCACAGCGGAGACCTGGGCAGCCGggaggagaagggacgacttcCGGCTGCCGGCCCCATGA
- the LOC135595979 gene encoding curcumin synthase 2-like isoform X1, with protein MSSLHAMRKAQRARGPATIMAIGTANPPNLYEQSTYPDYYFRVTNSEHMQELKHKFRRICEKTMVKRRYLYLTEEILKDRPKLCAYMEPSFDDRQDIVVEEVPKLAKEAAAKAIKEWGRSMSDITHLVFCSISGIDMPGADYRLAKLLGLPLSVNRIMLYSQACHMGAAMLRIAKDLAENNKGARVLVVSCEITVLSFRGPDEHDFQALAGQAGFGDGAAAVIVGADPIQGVENPIYEIMSATQVTVPESEKAVGGHLREVGLTFYFFSQLPMIIADNIEHSLTEAFKPLGITNWNDIFWVAHPGNWAIMDAIERKLGLQPEKLTTARHVFSEYGNMQSATVYFVLDEVRKRSVTQERSTTGDGLRWGVLFGFGPGLSIETVVLRGVPR; from the exons ATGTCCAGCCTCCACGCCATGCGCAAGGCACAGAGGGCTCGAGGTCCGGCCACCATCATGGCCATCGGGACCGCCAACCCTCCCAATCTCTACGAGCAGAGCACGTATCCGGATTACTACTTCCGCGTCACCAACTCCGAGCACATGCAGGAGCTGAAGCACAAGTTCCGGCGCATCT GCGAGAAGACCATGGTCAAAAGACGCTACCTCTATCTCACGGAGGAGATCCTCAAAGACCGGCCAAAACTGTGCGCCTACATGGAGCCATCTTTCGACGACCGGCAGGACATCGTGGTGGAGGAGGTGCCCAAGCTGGCCAAGGAAGCCGCCGCCAAGGCCATCAAGGAGTGGGGCCGCTCCATGTCCGACATCACCCACTTGGTCTTCTGTTCCATCAGCGGCATCGACATGCCCGGCGCCGACTACCGCCTCGCCAAGCTCCTCGGCCTCCCTCTATCCGTCAACCGCATCATGCTCTACAGCCAGGCCTGTCATATGGGCGCCGCCATGCTCCGCATCGCCAAGGACCTGGCCGAGAACAACAAGGGCGCCCGGGTGCTCGTGGTGTCCTGCGAGATCACCGTGCTCAGCTTCCGAGGCCCGGACGAGCACGACTTCCAGGCTCTCGCAGGCCAAGCGGGGTTCGGCGACGGGGCAGCTGCGGTCATCGTGGGCGCAGATCCCATCCAAGGCGTGGAAAACCCGATCTACGAGATCATGTCGGCCACGCAAGTGACGGTACCGGAGAGCGAGAAGGCCGTCGGTGGCCATCTCAGGGAGGTAGGCCTGACCTTCTATTTCTTCAGCCAGTTGCCGATGATCATCGCCGACAACATAGAACATAGCCTGACCGAGGCTTTCAAGCCCCTGGGGATCACCAACTGGAACGACATCTTCTGGGTGGCGCACCCGGGGAACTGGGCGATCATGGACGCCATCGAGCGCAAGCTGGGGCTCCAGCCGGAGAAGCTCACCACGGCGCGGCATGTTTTCTCCGAGTACGGGAACATGCAGAGCGCCACTGTGTACTTCGTGTTGGACGAGGTCAGGAAGCGATCGGTGACGCAAGAGCGGTCCACCACCGGCGACGGACTGCGGTGGGGCGTGCTCTTTGGGTTTGGCCCCGGGCTCAGCATCGAGACCGTCGTGCTCCGCGGTGTGCCACGCTAG
- the LOC135595979 gene encoding curcumin synthase 2-like isoform X2 encodes MVKRRYLYLTEEILKDRPKLCAYMEPSFDDRQDIVVEEVPKLAKEAAAKAIKEWGRSMSDITHLVFCSISGIDMPGADYRLAKLLGLPLSVNRIMLYSQACHMGAAMLRIAKDLAENNKGARVLVVSCEITVLSFRGPDEHDFQALAGQAGFGDGAAAVIVGADPIQGVENPIYEIMSATQVTVPESEKAVGGHLREVGLTFYFFSQLPMIIADNIEHSLTEAFKPLGITNWNDIFWVAHPGNWAIMDAIERKLGLQPEKLTTARHVFSEYGNMQSATVYFVLDEVRKRSVTQERSTTGDGLRWGVLFGFGPGLSIETVVLRGVPR; translated from the coding sequence ATGGTCAAAAGACGCTACCTCTATCTCACGGAGGAGATCCTCAAAGACCGGCCAAAACTGTGCGCCTACATGGAGCCATCTTTCGACGACCGGCAGGACATCGTGGTGGAGGAGGTGCCCAAGCTGGCCAAGGAAGCCGCCGCCAAGGCCATCAAGGAGTGGGGCCGCTCCATGTCCGACATCACCCACTTGGTCTTCTGTTCCATCAGCGGCATCGACATGCCCGGCGCCGACTACCGCCTCGCCAAGCTCCTCGGCCTCCCTCTATCCGTCAACCGCATCATGCTCTACAGCCAGGCCTGTCATATGGGCGCCGCCATGCTCCGCATCGCCAAGGACCTGGCCGAGAACAACAAGGGCGCCCGGGTGCTCGTGGTGTCCTGCGAGATCACCGTGCTCAGCTTCCGAGGCCCGGACGAGCACGACTTCCAGGCTCTCGCAGGCCAAGCGGGGTTCGGCGACGGGGCAGCTGCGGTCATCGTGGGCGCAGATCCCATCCAAGGCGTGGAAAACCCGATCTACGAGATCATGTCGGCCACGCAAGTGACGGTACCGGAGAGCGAGAAGGCCGTCGGTGGCCATCTCAGGGAGGTAGGCCTGACCTTCTATTTCTTCAGCCAGTTGCCGATGATCATCGCCGACAACATAGAACATAGCCTGACCGAGGCTTTCAAGCCCCTGGGGATCACCAACTGGAACGACATCTTCTGGGTGGCGCACCCGGGGAACTGGGCGATCATGGACGCCATCGAGCGCAAGCTGGGGCTCCAGCCGGAGAAGCTCACCACGGCGCGGCATGTTTTCTCCGAGTACGGGAACATGCAGAGCGCCACTGTGTACTTCGTGTTGGACGAGGTCAGGAAGCGATCGGTGACGCAAGAGCGGTCCACCACCGGCGACGGACTGCGGTGGGGCGTGCTCTTTGGGTTTGGCCCCGGGCTCAGCATCGAGACCGTCGTGCTCCGCGGTGTGCCACGCTAG
- the LOC135595980 gene encoding curcumin synthase 3-like: protein MAGISAFRKAQRPQGPATIMAIGTANPPNLYEQSTFPDFYFRVTNSDHMPELKDKFRRICGKTMIKKRYMHLTEEVLKQKPGMCSYMDPSFDERQEIVVEEVPRLAKEAAAKAIKEWGRDKSGITHLVFCSTSGIDMPGADYRLVKLLNLPLSVNRIMLYNQACHIGAQMLRIAKDIAENHKDARVLVVACELNTLIFRGPDERDFLSLAGQAAFADGAAAVIVGADPIQGVEKPIFEMMSAAQVTVPDCERAVGGHLKEIGLTFHFMNQLPMLISNNLENCLLEAFKPLGITDWNEVFWVSHPGNWGIMDAIEKKVGLKQEKLRSSRHVFGEYGNMMSATVLFVMDDVRRRSAAEGRATTGDGLEWGVLCGFGPGLTIETVVLRSVPL from the exons ATGGCTGGTATCAGTGCCTTCCGAAAGGCTCAAAGACCTCAAGGTCCAGCCACCATCATGGCCATCGGGACGGCCAATCCCCCCAACCTCTACGAGCAGAGTACTTTCCCGGACTTCTACTTCCGGGTCACCAACTCCGACCACATGCCAGAACTCAAGGACAAGTTCCGCCGCATCT GTGGCAAGACCATGATCAAAAAGCGGTACATGCACCTCACGGAGGAGGTCCTCAAGCAGAAACCTGGAATGTGCTCCTACATGGACCCCTCCTTCGACGAGCGCCAGGAAATCGTGGTGGAGGAGGTGCCGAGACTCGCCAAGGAAGCCGCCGCCAAGGCCATCAAAGAGTGGGGCCGCGACAAGTCCGGCATCACCCACTTGGTCTTCTGCTCCACCAGCGGCATCGACATGCCCGGCGCCGACTACCGCCTGGTCAAGCTCCTGAACCTCCCCCTATCCGTCAACCGCATCATGCTCTACAACCAGGCCTGCCACATCGGCGCCCAGATGCTCCGCATCGCCAAGGACATCGCCGAGAACCACAAGGACGCCCGTGTGCTCGTGGTGGCCTGCGAGCTCAACACGCTCATCTTCCGAGGCCCAGACGAGCGCGACTTCCTGAGCCTCGCAGGCCAAGCCGCATTTGCGGATGGAGCAGCAGCGGTCATCGTCGGCGCGGATCCAATCCAAGGCGTCGAGAAGCCCATCTTCGAGATGATGTCTGCGGCACAGGTGACGGTACCGGACTGCGAAAGGGCCGTCGGAGGCCATCTCAAGGAGATCGGTCTCACCTTCCATTTCATGAACCAGCTTCCCATGCTCATCTCCAACAACTTGGAGAACTGCCTCCTGGAGGCGTTCAAGCCATTAGGCATCACCGACTGGAACGAGGTCTTCTGGGTCTCCCACCCGGGGAACTGGGGAATCATGGACGCCATCGAGAAGAAGGTGGGGCTCAAGCAGGAGAAGCTCCGCTCGTCGAGGCACGTGTTCGGTGAGTACGGGAACATGATGAGTGCCACGGTTCTCTTCGTGATGGACGATGTGAGGAGGCGGTCGGCGGCGGAGGGGCGGGCGACAACCGGCGATGGGTTGGAGTGGGGAGTGCTCTGCGGCTTTGGACCGGGCCTCACCATCGAGACCGTGGTGCTTCGCAGTGTGCCTCTTTAG